Genomic segment of Candidatus Neomarinimicrobiota bacterium:
TTGCCGTCATGCGGGGTTGCCATGTGGATCAGCCCCGGAACCTGGCCAAAAGCGTGACGGTGGAGTGACATTCTCCCTTTGATCTGCCCACCAGCCACCCATTCCGGTCATTACGACTGTGATAACCAGACAGGCTGGTTCGATTTTGCTCCTTTGCTGGGAGGTGGGTCTGTGCAAGCGGTGCTCAGCCAGCGCAAAGGGGACTATGTTGGTGTGTCTCTGGCGGAGCGCCGTGATATTCTGGCCCGCCAGCGGGGACTCGCGCCCGAGCGAATTGCCGTTCCCCAACAAGTCCACGGTGGCAAGGTGGAGCTGGCTGTTGCCGGCATGGTGCATCCGGATACAGATGGCCTGATCACCAACGATCCCCGCATTGTATTAAGCCTGCAGGTAGCCGATTGCGCGCCGGTATTCTTATATCATCCGCCTACTCGTTTCCGGGGATTGGTGCACGCCGGCTGGCGAGGAGTGACCGTGGGGGTTCTATCAACCGGTGCCGACCTTCTGCAAGCCCGGGGCGTCGATCTGTGTCAGGTCGAGGTAGTTATCGGGCCGACCATCGAAATGGCCTGCTATGAAGTGGGACCTGAGGTTGTAGAGGCGTTTTCCCCGACGACG
This window contains:
- a CDS encoding polyphenol oxidase family protein, with product MICPPATHSGHYDCDNQTGWFDFAPLLGGGSVQAVLSQRKGDYVGVSLAERRDILARQRGLAPERIAVPQQVHGGKVELAVAGMVHPDTDGLITNDPRIVLSLQVADCAPVFLYHPPTRFRGLVHAGWRGVTVGVLSTGADLLQARGVDLCQVEVVIGPTIEMACYEVGPEVVEAFSPTTWQPHSNGRFTLDLVAVVREQLIGAGIAAAKITSVDVCTYCDPRCHSYRREGEQAGRMVAFYYVKP